DNA sequence from the Hyalangium ruber genome:
ACGAACATGGTGGCCGTCGGCGCTGGGGATGCGCACGCGCTGGCGGTCCGCGCCGACGGCACCGTGTGGGGCTGGGGGAGTAACGCCTACGGCCAGCTCGGCACAGGTGGGACCGAGGGGGGCTCCACGCCGGTGCAGGCCGTGGGGCTCACGGGTGCGGTAGCCGTAGCGGGGGGTGCTATGCACTCGCTGGCGCTGAAGCAGGACGGCACGGTGTGGGCCTGGGGCAGCAATTCCTTCGGCCAGCTGGGGGATGGAACGATGGAAGACCGCTCCACGCCAGCGCAGGTGCAAGGAATCGACGATGTCACCTCCATCGCCTCCTCCTGGTACTCCTCCGTGGCGCTGCGCGGTGACGGCAGCGTGTGGGCCTGGGGCGCCAACGGCGCGACGCTGGAGAACATGCTCGTGCCACGCAAGGTCGAAGGGCTGGAAAACATCCGCGCCGTGAGCGTGGCCTGGACCCACTCCTATGCCCTCGCTGAGGACGGAACCCTCTGGGAGTGGTTCAAGGCCGGAACCGGCTCCGCGCTCCCCACCCCGGTGGCGGGCATGCCCCATGTGGTGGCGGTAGCCCATACCGAGTCGGGCGCTGTCCTCGTGGTGCGCGACGATGGCACCGTCTGGAGCAAGGGCTACAACAGCAGCGGAGTGCTTGGGGTGGCAGGCGAGACCATGGCTCAGGATTGGATCCAGGTGCCAGGGCTGACGGACGCAGTGTCCCTCTCGGTGCCTCCCATGGCTCCGCGCGTGCTAGCCCTCCGCGCCAATGGCACCGCGATGAGCTGGGGCAACAATCTCAGCAACTCGATCGGAGATGGCATCTCCTCACTGCACCTCACGCCCACCCGCGTGCCGCTGCCCCGCCTGCGGAAGGCGGTGCCCTGACCGCGCGGGCCTACGCCGCGCGCAGCGTGAGGATCGTCACCTCGGGGGGAACGCCGATCCGGAACGGGAGCCAGTGCCCCGTGCCGCCCGAGACGTAGAGGTGACGATCCTTCCACCGGTAGCGCCCGAGCATGAACTCGAAGGCGAACCAGAACAGGGGCATGCCCAGCAGCGCCACCTGCCCTCCGTGGGTGTGGCCCGCCAGCGTAAGGTGGGCCCCCCGCTCCGCCGCGTACGGAAAGAACGAGGGGTGGTGCGTCAGGCACAGCACCAGTTCCTCGGGAGACGTGCCCTGGAAGGCGGTCTCCGACGAGCGCCGGAAACCCTCGGCCTTCGAGCCGACGCGTCGGCTCCTCATGGGGTAGTCCACGCCTACCACTCGCAGCCGCTGCCCCCCGTGCTCGAGGACATGCGAGGCGTCCACCAGCAGGCGGACCGGAGCCCCCCGCTTCTCGAGGCCCTTGTACCCTTCGAGGATGGGCCCGATGCCGCGCCAGTACTCGTGGTTGCCCAGGATGGCGACCATCCCGTGCTGCGCGCGGCACCCGGCGAGCGCCTCCATCGTCTCGTCGAGCTGGGTGAGATCATCGATCAGATCCCCCGTCATCACCTGCAGGTGTACCCCAGCCTCGTTCATCGCCGCCACGGCCTGGCGGACGTACTCCGGGCTGATGAAGGTGCCCACGTGGACGTCGGTGATCTGGCCGATCCGGAAGCCCTCCAGCGCGGGGGGCAGATCCTTCATCCGCACCTCGACTTCAAGGACCTCGAAGCCGGAGATGCCGGTGGCGATGCCCGCCGAGCTCGTCCCCATGGCCAGGAACGGGACGGCGCGCCCCGCGTTCACGAGCAGGCTGCGGCGTTCCAGGTCCACGGCGCCGCTGACCGGGTCCACCGCCAGCGCGGGAGCGCGACGTCCCCGCCACCAGCGCACGAGCAGGAAGGGCAGCCCGAACACCGCAACGATCATCGCCGCGACGGTCCACCCCACGAAGAAGAGCTTCAGCGGCGCGGTCAGGCCGGGCACCTGACCTTGAGGCCCAAGCCCCAGCGCCACGAGCAGGGTCCAGGCCACCAGCGACAGGAGTGTCAGGGCCAGGAACACGCCCACGCGCCGCGCGTTGAGCAGCCCCGGCCACAGCCGCTTCAGCACCAGGTAGCCCAGCAGGTTCACCACCACGAGGGCGAGAATTCGACCGATCCACATGCTCATGTCAGCCCAGGAACTTGGTCATCCGGCCCTGCGCGACGAGCACCCCATCGCGCTCGCGTCGCACGTCCACCTGAACGAAGGCCAGGGTGCGCCCGGACTTGAGCGCGGTGGCCTCCACCAGCACGGTGGAACCTCCCGGCGCCGGGGAGAACCAGGACACGTTGAGGTCCGTGGACACGCCGGGCCGGCCTTCCCGGTCCGCGCTCATGATGGCCAGCGTGCCCACCACGTCCACCAGCGTGGCCACCGCGCCGCCGTGCAGCGCGCCGTGGAGGTTCTGCACCGCCTCGCCGACGGGCAGCCGAACCCGGGCCTTGCCGCCCTCCACCTCGAGCACGTCCATTCCCACCAGCGAGGCGTCATACCCGCCCTGCCCGAAGTGCCCCAGGCGCTCCTTCAGCTTGTCATTCATGCCGCCGCACCATAACCGTCGGCCGGGCGTGATGCTCTCCTACCTTGGAGCCCGGCCTGGGAGCCCCCCAAGGCCCGAAGCTGAGCAGGCGGGAAACCTTCCGAGGGCTGGAGCATCCCTGCGCAAACAAGGAGCGACACACACATGGACTTGGGACTCACAGGGAAGACAGCGCTGGTGACGGGCTCGACGGCGGGCATTGGCCTGGCCACGGCCGTGGGGCTGGCACGCGAGGGAGCGCACGTCGTCCTCAACGGTCGCAGCGAGGAGCGGGTGAAGCGCGCCCGGGAACAGCTCCTCCAGGCTGTGCCCGGCGCGAAGGTGTCGGGCGTGGCGGCGGACTTCGCCTCCGCCCAGGGCGCCGAGGCGGTGACGAAGGCCTTCCCCGAGGTGGACGTGCTGGTGAACAACGTGGGCATCTTCGAGCCCAAGGCGTTCGAGCAGATCCCCGATGAGGACTGGCTGCGCTTCTTCGAGGTGAACGTGATGAGCGGAATCCGGCTCAGCCGCTTCTACTTCCCGAAGATGCGCGCGAAGAACTGGGGCCGCATCATCTTCGTCTCCAGCGAGTCGGCGGTGCAGATCCCCACGGAGATGATCCACTACGGCATGACGAAGACGGCGCAGGTGGCGGTGGCGCGCGGCCTCGCGGAGCTGACGACGGGCACGGGGGTGACGGTGAACACGGTGCTGCCGGGCCCCACGTTCTCCGAGGGCGTGGAGCAGTTCGTCTCCGACCTGGGCAAGACGCAGGGAGTGGACGCGAAGACGGCCGAGCGTGACTTCTTCACCCACGCGCGGCCCACCTCCATTCTCAAGCGCTTCGCCTCTTCGGAGGAGGTGGCGAACCTGATCGTCTACGTGAGCAGCCAGCGCTCCTCGGCCACCAACGGCGCCGCCCTGCGCGTGGACGGCGGCGTGGTGCGGGCCATCCTGTAGGAGTGCGGGCGGCGGACGGCGGGGCCGCTCAGGCGGCGGCCTCGCGCTCCTGCTGGGCCTTCTGGCAGAGCCGCTGGATGTACTGCCAGGCGAACTCGATCTCCCGCAGGCGCTGCTCGGCTTCGGCGCGCAGCTGGGGGTTGAGCTGGGCCACCCGGTCCGGGTGGTGCTGCGCGGCCAGCGTCTGGTACGCGGCGCGGGCCTCCTCCAGCGTGGCGCCCTCCTGGAAGCCCAGGAGCCGCCAGAAGAGCAGCGCCTGAGGGACCTGCACATCCGTGGGGGCCTCGTTCGTCTGGGGACGTGGCGCGGAAGGAATCGGCTCGCCGTCCACGGAGTCCTCGCTGGGCCACGGGTACTCCTCGTTGCGCTTCGGGCGGGCGGCCTGCACTCCCCCGATGAGGGACTGGACCGTCAGCAGGTAGGGGCCCACGCGCAGCTCGTCCTCCGCGGTCACCAGCATGGGCCGCACCACCGGCAGGCCGTTGAGCCAGGTGCCGTTGGTGGAGCCCTCATCCAGCACGAGCGCGCCGCCCTCGATGGCGACCAGCCGGCAATGCACGCCGGACACGGTCTCCTCCGGCAGCACCACCTGGCACTTCTTGGAGCGGCCAACGAAGATCTCCCGACTCGCCAGCGTCTCCTTCACCGTCCGTCGCGTCCCGCTCAACCCCACCGTGATGGTGAACACGTGTACTCCCGTCGTTAGGTGTCCGGCCCGGGGAAACGGGCTGGAGGCATCCCCCCCGCTCTGTCAGAGCACGACTTGTGCCGGCCTGTTGCACCCTCGCGGCCCCAGTTATTTCAATATCTTGGAAAACAGTCGGACAACGGTGCGGCGAAACCAGACATCAAACCGTCAAGATTGCTGTCAGAATTGACAGGCAACGGTGCCACCCCGGGGAACGGATGACGCGCGAGACCGAAGCAAAGGCGGGTGAGGAGGAAGAGGGCCACAACGGGCCCTCGCTCAACCGGACCACCACCATTCCCCTGCCGCCCTCCATCCAGGAGCCGCCGGCGAGCCCCACGCCGACGCGCCGGGAGCGGATACCTCGGGAGCTGCTCGCCAGCGTGGACGCGGAGCCCTACCGCGAGCCCAAGGCGCTGCGCGTCCACCGCGAGGGCGTGCCGGATCTGATCGTCCCGCTGTACCCGGATCGCTCCTATGTGTTCGGGCGGGCCCCGGAGTCCACGGTCGTCTTCCCGCATGACGCCGTCTCGCGCCAGCACGGGCGCCTGTCGTTCCGAGAGGACCATCGCTGGGTGTACCGGGATCTCAACTCGCGCAACCACAGCTTCCTGGGCAAGGTGGAGCTGCCGTTCGAGGGCGATGAGCGCGAGTACTTCCAGGCGATGAGCGCCTCGCAGGACTGGGTGGTCGAGCCGGGCAACATCATCCTGCTGGGCAACGGCCGCAGCCGCATCACCCTGCTGGCCGAGGTCCCCGCGGGGATGGTGGCGGGCCCACGCCCCCGGGTGGGTGGCTCGGTGGCGGCGGTCCAGTTGGAGCGCTCCATCAACATCTGCGCGCGCCACCAACTACCGGTCTTCATCCTCGGCAGGTCCGGCACGGGAAAGACGTTCATCGCCCGGGAGATCCACAGCCGCAGCCGGCTGGACGGCAACTTCGTCATCCTCAACTGCGGGCGGCTGCCGCAGGACGCGAGCATGCTGCACAGCGATCTGCTCGGGCATGTGAAGGGGGCCTTCACGGGCGCGGCCTTCTCACGGGTGGGCAAGTTCTACGTCGCCAATGGCGGCACGCTGTTCCTGGACGAGGTGGAGTTCCTGCCTCCCGCCGCGCAGGACTTCCTCGTCGACATCCTGGAGGGCACGGGCAGCCTGGCACCCCTGGGAGCATCTCCGGACTCGCGCGAGCCCCCGCCGCGCTTCCGGCTCATCTCGGCCTCGAAGACGCCCTTGCAGCAGACGCGGCTGCGGCCCGATCTGGCCCAGCGGCTCGCCACCGGGGATGTGATTGTCCTGCCGGCGCTGGAGGAGCGGCGGGAGGACATCCCCAATCTGGTGGAGACCTTCCTCCACCGCCTGAAGACCGAGCAGCAGTACGACGCGGAGTTCACCAGCGACGCGATCGCCTACCTGCAGCAGGTGGACTGGCCTGGGGAGATTCGCGAGCTGGAGGCCACGGTGAAGGCAGTGGTGGCGCGCGAGGTGGCGGCCCGGGCCATCGACGGCGTGGGCTCGTCCCGGATGATGATCACCCTGGAGGCCGTGAAGGTGTACCTGTCGCAGCGGCGCATGGGGTTTGGTGCCTCGGTGGCCGCGCCTCCGGCCCGGCATTCCATGGCGCTTCCCGCCGTGCGCAAGCGGCCTGGAGACTTGTCCGAGCAGGAGGTCCGAGACGCCTTCGACAAGCACGGCGGAACGAAGACACGGGCCGCGCAGGAGCTCGGCATCGCCCTCAACACCTTCAAGGGGCTGATGAAGAAGTTCGGCATCGAGTGAGCCGCCCACGGTAGGCAGCGCCTTTCCCACCCTGGGCCCCAGCCGTACCCAGGTCCTTCCTCGAAAGGGGCGCGGGCCAGCCCCGGAGTTCGCCTCCTGGACAAACGCACACCGGCATACCGGGTGCAGACCTTGGCGGCGAGCAAGGGGGGCTGGGCGTGAACCGTGGAAGGGTGCTGGGAAGAGGGCTGATGGGGCTGGTCGCGCTGGCAATGCTGGCCCACTGTGGCGGAGGTGGGGAAGCGGACGAGCAAGCCCTCACCGGGGTGGTGGAGGAGGAAGCACAGGGCCTTGCGACCACGCTCACCTTCGGCGCGAGCGCGGATGCCCGCGTGGAGGCTTCCGCGCCCACGCAGAACCTGGGCAGCTCGAGCACCCTGCTCGCGGATCTCTCCCCTCAAGGGGAGAGCTACCTGCGCTTCTCCGTCAGCGGCGTGAGCGGCGCGGTCACACGGGCGACGCTGCGGCTGTACGCCTCCGACGGCACCACGGACGGGCCTCGGGTGTTCCTCACGAGCGGGAGCTGGAGCGAGAGCGGCCTCACCTGGAACAACCGGCCCGCGCTGCCGGCCAGCCCGCTGAGTGACGTGGGGGAGATCGCCAGCGGCACCTGGGTGGAGTACGACGTGACGAGCGCGGTCAGCGGCAATGGCGAATTCCACTTCGCGCTCGTGCCCGCCTCGAGCAATGGCGCCACCTTCTACTCCCGCGAGAGCAGCCAGACGGCGCTGCGCCCCCAGCTCGTGGTGACGCTGGGGACAGCCATGCCCGCCAGCTGCCTGCCGCGCCAGGAGCGCTATCCGCGGACGTACTCCCCTCTCGCGGATACGTTCGTCTCCCAGAGCGAGCCTGACCGGAGCTTCGGCCTGGATCCGGCGCTGCGCGTGGATGGTGAGCCCCGCATGGAGGCCTACCTGCGCTACTTCGTCCTGAACGAGGGCCTGTCCATCGCCGACGCCCGACTGGTGCTCCATGCCTCGGACTCCACCTCGAACGGCCCGGCGCTCTACCGGACGCAGTCCGGCTGGAGCGAGAGCATGACCTGGAACACGCGCCCTCTCCTCTCCGGCGCTCCCATCGGCAACCTGGGTGCGATCAGCGCCGGCTCGCAGGTGACGTATGACTTGCGGAGCGTGGTGACGAGCGAGGGGGCCTACAGCTTCGGCCTCATTCCCGAGTCGGGCGATGGCGTGGTGTTCTCCTCGCTGCAGGACTTCGAGTACTCGCGCGGTCCCAAGCTGGAGTTCACGCTGCAGACGGATCCCTACTGCTCCTACCGGGGCTCGGGAGGCGGCCTCACTCACTTTCTGAAGCGGTATGGCGGCGGGGGCTTCGAGCGGCTGGATGCGATGGCCAGCGACGCCTCGGGCGGCTTCGTCGCGGCGGGGCTCTTCGGCTCCGCGAGCTTCCCCGAGAGCGAGGGCTTCGCGCTGGCGCGCTACACCGCGGAGGGCCAGCCCCAATGGACGCGTGTGGTGGCAACCGATGATGTCCGGGTCCGCGCGCTGGCCATCACACCGGAGGGCAACATCCTCGCGGCGGGCAACTACGAGGGCACTCCGGACCTGGGCACCGGGCCCCTGCCAGCGGTCCCGGATGGGTGGGACTACGCGCCGGGGCTCTTCATCGCCAAGTTCTCCCCCGCCGGGGCAACGGTCTGGGTGCGCGCCTTCTCCCCTCGCCTCGCGGACGGCAGCTATCGCCCCGTGTACCCCGAGGCGATCGCCACCGATGCCCAGGGCAGCCTCGTCCTCGTGGGCTCCTTCGAGGGGCGCATGGACCTGGGCGGAGGACCGCTCGTGGCGAACCCGGACAATCCCTCTCCGCCCATCTTCTCGACCGAGGCGGGCTTCCTGGCGAAGTTCTCCTGGCAGGGTCAGCACCTCTGGTCGCGGGCCTTCTCGACGGACAACGAGAGCCACATCGCCCGGCTGTCGACGGTGTCCACGGACGCGCAGGGGCAGATCTTCGTGGGCGGCATGGCCGCGGCCCGCTCGAACCTGGGAGATGGGCCACTGGGCGAACGCGCCGCCTTCGTGGCGAAATACAGCGCCGCGGGAGGCCTGCTCTGGAAGCGCGTCTTCAGCGGGGCCCGTGCCTGGCGGATGAACGTGCGCGCGGTGGGCACGAGCGCGGTCGCCTTCAGCGGGGACTTGCGAGGCAGCTTCACCTTCGGTGGCGTCACCTATCACAGCGAGGACTCGCACACGCCGGAGTCTCCCTTCCTGGACTTCGCCGGCACGCTGAGCGCCACGGGCGCGGACGCGTGGATCCGCCCGCTGCCCCAGATCGACCTCTTCCAGCTCTCCGTGGGTCCCGAGGGCGCGGTGACCCTCATCGGCTCGGCCCTGGGGACGTTCGACCTCGGAGGAAGCACCCTGGGTTCACCGCAGACGATCGGCTCCCTGCCCTTCGTGGTGCGCTACTCCGCGACGGGCGCTCACCTCTGGTCGCGGACGCTCGACCAGGACTTCGCGGGGCCGCTCCTTCCCGTCCCGACTCCCGATGGAGGGCTGGTGCTGGGAGGCACGCACGTCCAGCCCATCGAGATGGACGGGTACACACTCACCTCGGCGGGAGACATGGACCTGCTCTACCTGCGCCTCCAGCCCTGAGCCTCACTCAGGAGCGGCGCTTCGCGGCGGAGAGGACCCGAGGGCCCACGGCGCACGCGTGCAGCAACACGCACCGGGCGCAGTGGTCCACCACGGGCTTGGCCGGGCACACCCCGCTCATGCCGTAGTGGCACAGCGCGAAGTCGTAGCGGACGGGATCCTCCGCATCCAGCCGCCGCAGGGAGGCCGTCACCTCCTCCGCGGTGCGCCAGCTCAAGTCCGTGCGCTTCGTCAGCCCCAGGTGCCGGGCGATGCGGCCGATGTGGGTATCCAGCGGAATCACCAGCGCCGAGGCCGGCACCCGCTTCCAGATGCCGAAGTCCACCGCGTCCGGCCCGCGCACCATCCACCGCAGGTAGAGGTTGAGCCGCTTGGCCGCCCCGGGCCCCAGGGGCGAGGGCAGCAGGTGGTGCAGTCCGCGCTCCGGGCCGAGCACCCGCCGCAGCTCGCCCATGGGCACGTCCCTCAAGCCCGTGGTGAAGTCACTCAGCGCCCCATGCATCGAGCCGTGGGCCTGCCAGCCCTGGACGAAGAGCGCCTCCAGGCTCCCGAGCTCGCGCAGCGCCCGCCCCATGCCCAGCAGCAGCACCGCCACATCCGTGCCCACGTTGAAGCGGTAGACAAACCCATGCAGCAGCGCACGTGCTCCCTCGGGCTCCAG
Encoded proteins:
- a CDS encoding metallophosphoesterase, whose translation is MSMWIGRILALVVVNLLGYLVLKRLWPGLLNARRVGVFLALTLLSLVAWTLLVALGLGPQGQVPGLTAPLKLFFVGWTVAAMIVAVFGLPFLLVRWWRGRRAPALAVDPVSGAVDLERRSLLVNAGRAVPFLAMGTSSAGIATGISGFEVLEVEVRMKDLPPALEGFRIGQITDVHVGTFISPEYVRQAVAAMNEAGVHLQVMTGDLIDDLTQLDETMEALAGCRAQHGMVAILGNHEYWRGIGPILEGYKGLEKRGAPVRLLVDASHVLEHGGQRLRVVGVDYPMRSRRVGSKAEGFRRSSETAFQGTSPEELVLCLTHHPSFFPYAAERGAHLTLAGHTHGGQVALLGMPLFWFAFEFMLGRYRWKDRHLYVSGGTGHWLPFRIGVPPEVTILTLRAA
- a CDS encoding PaaI family thioesterase, with product MNDKLKERLGHFGQGGYDASLVGMDVLEVEGGKARVRLPVGEAVQNLHGALHGGAVATLVDVVGTLAIMSADREGRPGVSTDLNVSWFSPAPGGSTVLVEATALKSGRTLAFVQVDVRRERDGVLVAQGRMTKFLG
- a CDS encoding SDR family NAD(P)-dependent oxidoreductase, which encodes MDLGLTGKTALVTGSTAGIGLATAVGLAREGAHVVLNGRSEERVKRAREQLLQAVPGAKVSGVAADFASAQGAEAVTKAFPEVDVLVNNVGIFEPKAFEQIPDEDWLRFFEVNVMSGIRLSRFYFPKMRAKNWGRIIFVSSESAVQIPTEMIHYGMTKTAQVAVARGLAELTTGTGVTVNTVLPGPTFSEGVEQFVSDLGKTQGVDAKTAERDFFTHARPTSILKRFASSEEVANLIVYVSSQRSSATNGAALRVDGGVVRAIL
- a CDS encoding FHA domain-containing protein — encoded protein: MFTITVGLSGTRRTVKETLASREIFVGRSKKCQVVLPEETVSGVHCRLVAIEGGALVLDEGSTNGTWLNGLPVVRPMLVTAEDELRVGPYLLTVQSLIGGVQAARPKRNEEYPWPSEDSVDGEPIPSAPRPQTNEAPTDVQVPQALLFWRLLGFQEGATLEEARAAYQTLAAQHHPDRVAQLNPQLRAEAEQRLREIEFAWQYIQRLCQKAQQEREAAA
- a CDS encoding sigma-54-dependent Fis family transcriptional regulator: MTRETEAKAGEEEEGHNGPSLNRTTTIPLPPSIQEPPASPTPTRRERIPRELLASVDAEPYREPKALRVHREGVPDLIVPLYPDRSYVFGRAPESTVVFPHDAVSRQHGRLSFREDHRWVYRDLNSRNHSFLGKVELPFEGDEREYFQAMSASQDWVVEPGNIILLGNGRSRITLLAEVPAGMVAGPRPRVGGSVAAVQLERSINICARHQLPVFILGRSGTGKTFIAREIHSRSRLDGNFVILNCGRLPQDASMLHSDLLGHVKGAFTGAAFSRVGKFYVANGGTLFLDEVEFLPPAAQDFLVDILEGTGSLAPLGASPDSREPPPRFRLISASKTPLQQTRLRPDLAQRLATGDVIVLPALEERREDIPNLVETFLHRLKTEQQYDAEFTSDAIAYLQQVDWPGEIRELEATVKAVVAREVAARAIDGVGSSRMMITLEAVKVYLSQRRMGFGASVAAPPARHSMALPAVRKRPGDLSEQEVRDAFDKHGGTKTRAAQELGIALNTFKGLMKKFGIE
- a CDS encoding DUF7594 domain-containing protein, whose amino-acid sequence is MNRGRVLGRGLMGLVALAMLAHCGGGGEADEQALTGVVEEEAQGLATTLTFGASADARVEASAPTQNLGSSSTLLADLSPQGESYLRFSVSGVSGAVTRATLRLYASDGTTDGPRVFLTSGSWSESGLTWNNRPALPASPLSDVGEIASGTWVEYDVTSAVSGNGEFHFALVPASSNGATFYSRESSQTALRPQLVVTLGTAMPASCLPRQERYPRTYSPLADTFVSQSEPDRSFGLDPALRVDGEPRMEAYLRYFVLNEGLSIADARLVLHASDSTSNGPALYRTQSGWSESMTWNTRPLLSGAPIGNLGAISAGSQVTYDLRSVVTSEGAYSFGLIPESGDGVVFSSLQDFEYSRGPKLEFTLQTDPYCSYRGSGGGLTHFLKRYGGGGFERLDAMASDASGGFVAAGLFGSASFPESEGFALARYTAEGQPQWTRVVATDDVRVRALAITPEGNILAAGNYEGTPDLGTGPLPAVPDGWDYAPGLFIAKFSPAGATVWVRAFSPRLADGSYRPVYPEAIATDAQGSLVLVGSFEGRMDLGGGPLVANPDNPSPPIFSTEAGFLAKFSWQGQHLWSRAFSTDNESHIARLSTVSTDAQGQIFVGGMAAARSNLGDGPLGERAAFVAKYSAAGGLLWKRVFSGARAWRMNVRAVGTSAVAFSGDLRGSFTFGGVTYHSEDSHTPESPFLDFAGTLSATGADAWIRPLPQIDLFQLSVGPEGAVTLIGSALGTFDLGGSTLGSPQTIGSLPFVVRYSATGAHLWSRTLDQDFAGPLLPVPTPDGGLVLGGTHVQPIEMDGYTLTSAGDMDLLYLRLQP
- a CDS encoding TIGR02757 family protein; this encodes MSPKAAERLRPLLDSFLASTDARARIGFDPVEFPHWYTDPRDIEVSALLAAALAYGRADLFRPKVDALLRQMGPSPAAYVRALEPEGARALLHGFVYRFNVGTDVAVLLLGMGRALRELGSLEALFVQGWQAHGSMHGALSDFTTGLRDVPMGELRRVLGPERGLHHLLPSPLGPGAAKRLNLYLRWMVRGPDAVDFGIWKRVPASALVIPLDTHIGRIARHLGLTKRTDLSWRTAEEVTASLRRLDAEDPVRYDFALCHYGMSGVCPAKPVVDHCARCVLLHACAVGPRVLSAAKRRS